The Anguilla rostrata isolate EN2019 unplaced genomic scaffold, ASM1855537v3 scaf0143, whole genome shotgun sequence genomic sequence atctgtaaatgcgtacacagatttgtaaatgtgtacacattctgtaaatgcatacataaatctgtaaatgcgtacacagatctgtaaatgcgtacacaGATCTGTTAATGTCTATATCATCAGTTACAACTCAAGCTGGCCTCTCAATTGGCTGTCTTTTTACACGTGATTTTTGCTACATTTCTGCCGTGGCAGAGATCTGCAAATGCGTCTGGCgatttgcaaatgtgtgtggAGATTTATAGGTTAACTACGACTCCCATGGTGCACTTCGACATGAAACATCCAATCGCCGAGTTTAAAATTCTGTAACATGAGCCGGTAAGTGCGGGCAAGAAAGTTTACGGTGTTGcgaaaactgaaaacagagtGGTCAACTGAACGCGAGGTTGAACCTGGTCTGTCAGTCAGACAAAAGTATCACAGGCAGACACACTACTCGGTGAGATGACATCAAAGGGCACTTCTATATATATGTCATTTTGCATGtgcatccaatgtttttattagctgatgtaccttaaatgtccaatggggagacatattatTTGTGGTCTATGGgcattgatgatgtaatcaggcagaaaaacgaagaagaaaagaagaatatAGTCATGGGTATAATCATGTAATGTAAAACTGTACCTCCACTTTATCCACCTTTTCCCACAGAGGGCACTGCTTGTAAAATGGCCAGATCCTCTGCGTTGGGAAACTTTCTGAAAGGAGATACAAAGGCACTGGGGGTAAGATAATTGCTCAACTCTTGCATTTTACCATTCTCTCCCTCTGGAGAGGGACCTGCAAGCAAAGTCATTGCTGCAGCAATCCCAGACTGTCAGTGGAAAGGCTCTGTAAGAAAGACATTGACATTAGGACACACTGCTGTAAAATTCAGTGCCTTGCAATTATCCAAGCATAGACACAAACTggtaacatttttgttgtttttttgtttttacagacaGTGCAAATAATGATTGGAGTGCTGCACGTGTTATTTGGCATCGTAATGGCCACCTCTGGTGAAAGCAATGGTGTTTaccttgtgctttttttctgtggaggACTTATTGtaagttcattcattcattcattcattcgttcaatCCTGCTGCTTAAAAAATCTTTGCTGAACTGAACTGGGTTATTAGGTATAAACGATGTGGACAAAACACTGATCCTCTATTAGATGATTGTGCTTCAGTCCCAGGTGTGTCATTGATCAGATGAAAATTCGATTTCAGCATGATTTAGGTGCAACTTTTCACTTTGTCTGGATTGAATGCCAATTTAATCCAGGGTTTAGAAACTGTGACTGGATTAAAATGCAtactaaaacatgaaaagaataTAGTATTTTTCTGTTAGTAGTATCTTTCTTTACTGaaactttctttttcaaatatgcTTACTGGAGCATTGGGTGAATTTGAGGACTGAAAATTCAAAGTTCCAAACTCAAATGAGttaatttacctttttttaatcCCCCCTCAGTACATTTCCTCGGGAGCTTTGAGTGTTGCTGCTAACAACAATCTCAACAAATGCCTGGTGAGTTCTGATCACTGACTGGATGTGACCATTCAGATATTTACTGGTAGATTTCAGTAGCCCTGATTTATCATTTCCAGAGCAGCTGCCTGTAAATATACTGCCAGGCCAAAAAACAATCGCACGCTCTAATATttcgttggaccgcctttagctttgattacggtgCACATTCATcatggcattgtttcgacaaccttatgcaacatCACAACACTTATTTCCATTCAGAATTGCATTATCGTGTATAGACGACGGGAGAGTCGAACCAatccgtaaagtcttctccagcacatcccaaagactttcaatggggttaaggtcaggactctgtggtggcaaattcatttgtgaaaatgattccagaatcactctttcacaatttgagcccgatgaatctcggcattgtcgtcctggaatgtGCCCGTGCCgccagggaagaaaaaatccattgatgggataacttGGTCATATGTGCTGTAGTTTTTCCAACGACCTTCGGTATACATTTATTGCACGTTGCTTTGGTTATAAGCGTCTgccatatgtaaatattttgtaaatgtaatgttttgcaaacctGGTGTGATCAattgtggtttaaaaaatggcGGTTTCTGTTCtctaaaaaaaagtaagaaaatgccaCAAAGTAGAAAGAGATGGGGTGAAACAGTTcgtcttgtttaaaaaaaataaagttaacatttcatttctcgCACGggccgcagcattgaaaaccctgacaAAGATGCTTGACTCTGGTTCAAGTTGGTCTGACATGGTGGTCGCTGCGTTTGTAGCACGTGGAATGCATACAAGGAGCCAGTTTTTGATATCTACAACagcattttgactagtcaaaatgatAATAGAAGATATCTATAAATGTATTCTGACTAGACAGAATGATAATTGAAGATATCTCCCAAATAATATCGTTTCAAGATATCCATAACTTCTTTGTAGATATCTTAAAAGGACTTTGACTAATAATTGACTAGTAGTTAGTCCTACTGTTCTTCATAACATTGCCTGCAGCCACTGTCCCCTGTGACATACCTGCTGTGAAGTAACTAGTAACGTTGCCTGATTTTAGTGCTCATGAATTTCACAGCAGTCTGCACAACTAATACAGTCGGTCTGTCATGttgttagcaaggtagctaacgttaaactcagTTAAAATGCCGAAAGCAGACCTGTCTAAAGTGTGGatgtattttatgtgtatttcagaaatataaatgtgtttcctgCAGAGATGATGTGTTATTTTGAGTGACCTAGCAAGGCAGTGTAATGAGTGAAAGGTTTTCATGAGTCCGTGGGGAGATGCAAACCTTTCCTTTCACACAAGCAAAAGTGCCACTCAGTGTGCCACCACTGATAGAGATGTAGGAATGGCAATATTTAGCAGTTTTAAATGAGTGCACTTCTATAtatgtcattttgtgtgtgcatccgaTGTTTTTATTGACTGATGTaccttaaatgtccaatggggagacatattatTTGTGGTCTTGGacattgatgatgtaatcaggcaggaagaagaaaaagaagaaggaaaaaacactaAATCCCCTAAATTTGGAGcgttattgtgtggatgtgtgaatttttttgtgagttctgtctgttgaaatggggtcagaaggtagaaatgaatgttttaagggctgagagtctgtggtcattgcggttatttctgtaggaaaccctgaaaagtgcgaaactcttggtgctgtataggtatggggcatgccaccccacCAAGACGTAACTTTGTGGGATGGGATATCTGCCATACCAAGCATGCTGCCtcgccaaggcataacttggcaggatggcatacctgccatcccaatatagaGCTCCGTCTGTTGGAGTATGTAAATCATTATATTGTAATAAACCCTACTAGAAGGGACCAGAAATAATGGTAGGCTGCCACCACGTTTTTACCGGTAAGGTCCAGATATATAGGAAGTTGAGAACACACCCCACGgaatatggaaaaatataataGGCTTTATTTATTGCTGGTCAAGGGCAAATCGGGGGGAAAACCCCACCGGGCAGCCCGGATAGGCTACGGTACGGAGCAATTTACAGTCACTACGCACAGCCAAGTGCACTGTTGAACTTGTAAGAATGATAATCATAGTCACACGTAGCAAAGTGAGAATATTATGTGAGAATGCACACTACAATCTTGTTATAGTAGGCTACCACCCCACTGTCGGAAATAATCGGTAGGCTAGCCTAGTACTCTCTTCTCAACCACCGACCGCCCCATGCAGCTTCCCTCCCGCACTGCCACTTATTAAAGGCACAAACACAAGTAAAATACCCGGGACAAAAAGACACAATTAAACAGATTAAAACTTCCCTGCCACTGTCGACAAGACCCCTCCTCGGGGTCTGAGCTTGAGTGCCAGCCAACACTGGAAGAGGCGACACCAGTTTGGTCCACGGCACTCCAGATTTGTCACACCACGCAAGCAGTGTGGCCAGAACAATTGGCGAGGGCTGTATGTCGAAAGTCTGCTGCACACAGGTCGCAAACACAAGAATATGACCCCCACAACCCCGTGCGCCTGGCTCTGCCTTCTATTTAAAGACTTGCCAGAGTCCACGCAGGTGAGAGTCATTAGCTCCTAATTGAGTGAAGCCGCCCTCTTGGCAGCACAGCCGCAGTCCAGGCATTACTTCACTACAATATTTTCTTCGAAAGAGAAACAACATATTTCCTCTGAAAGATAACTTTAGGCGactaaatgtataattattctTTTTAGCGCtgaactgttggggaagcacagaatcatctagaaagTGATTGTATGCCgtggcattaagatttgccttcactggaactgaggggccaagcccaaaccatgtaatacagccccagaccaaggggtgtctggatatttcagttatattgtGTGTATATCAATCATTATATATACTATACATAAGCATTATATTAAATCCTGGCCTTTTCTGCAGGTGAGCGGAGCGCTTGGGATGAACATCATCAGCACCATCACTGCTGGCATTGCAGTAATCTGTATATCGAAGAACAATCCATTTCAATTGGGCGTTCACCACCCATTTtccaatatttacattatactTCAGGTAAAacagtcacattttttatttttaacatgatGTTAGCATGATCTGGATAGTCTGGACATCCAACAAGCTAATATATTACATGACTATGACTCAGCTGATGTCATTAGGAGGGAATCTTTCTGACTTGTAACTAAACTCACTGGTGACCACACGGGCTCTgtaagcaaaacaaataaagatgTAGGTCCTGACAAtcttactgaaaatatattaacaaGTCTGAAGTGTTTATTATGCAAGTCTGCAGAATGTAAATGTAGGAATGAATGATTGTCAGCCACTGATCTGTTCTCCATTTCTCTTTTCACAGGGGTTGATTggagtgctgctggttttctccATCCTGGAGTTCATCATCTCCATCTGTGTGTCAGCATTTGcctgcagagcagtgtgtggCTGCCCACAGAGGTGAGCTCTACATTACAATCTGGGCTGCCTTGTTCAGCAGAGTGCTGCATCGGTCTGTTGAATGATGGGTCCAGAAAACCATTACAACTGCAAGAATGAAAATACAGTTAGTGGCTAAAAACATGGATAAATGGGAATCACAACATATATTGAAAGCAGGTGTCTCCGTATTATTTCCGCATGTGTGCCTTGAGTTGATAAAACAGTTAACATCCCAGCAGTTTCAGGAtcatgtacaaaaatgctggGCAGGCCAGTAGACAGGACCTCAGTGATTATGAAAGAGTGGTGATTGTTGGGGTATGTTTGCCGAAAGCTCTGCTTGCTGGTGTTAAAGGTTGGCAGCAAGATGGTTGATTTGATTTTCTGGTCCCTTGTTGGATGGAAACCTAAGTTAACAGTCAtgctacataaaaaaatatacagactCAAGACTAAATACTAAATACAGACTGAATGTACAATGTACTGTAACAGTCAGGTATGTCCTCTCCACTGCTGAACTCAAACTGCTGCCATGCAGAAACACTTCCTGCTGGCATTAGTGTAAagtgatttttctttattaacctttttctttccttctctttttcctttctaAAGATGACAATTTCACCCATTTTGGACCAAACTGTGATGGGCAGCAAGCAAACATATGCAAACATGCCTATATATGAAGAAATCCTTCCTTGAAAGAGATCAGTGGGCATGTTTGTATAGATGTTTGTCTCTCTTTCAATCCTACAAGACCttcaagacaaaaaataatattcgGATTTTCAACATAAATAACAGACATAGATTAGCT encodes the following:
- the LOC135246291 gene encoding membrane-spanning 4-domains subfamily A member 15-like isoform X2, which gives rise to MARSSALGNFLKGDTKALGTVQIMIGVLHVLFGIVMATSGESNGVYLVLFFCGGLIYISSGALSVAANNNLNKCLGLIGVLLVFSILEFIISICVSAFACRAVCGCPQR
- the LOC135246291 gene encoding membrane-spanning 4-domains subfamily A member 4A-like isoform X1; this translates as MARSSALGNFLKGDTKALGTVQIMIGVLHVLFGIVMATSGESNGVYLVLFFCGGLIYISSGALSVAANNNLNKCLVSGALGMNIISTITAGIAVICISKNNPFQLGVHHPFSNIYIILQGLIGVLLVFSILEFIISICVSAFACRAVCGCPQR